From one Nocardioides sp. Kera G14 genomic stretch:
- a CDS encoding segregation and condensation protein A, whose translation MTVDVTVDAAEPGATPEHGFEVRLSNFEGPFDLLLSLISKHKLDITEVSLATVTDEFIAHVKAGGSADNPAQWDLEKTSSFLLVAATLLDLKAARLLPSGDVEDEEDLALLEARDLLFARLLQYKAFKQVATVLDQRLAAESRRFPRAVGLEERFATLLPEVLIGIGLEQFAELAAKALAPKPGPPELTLHHIHAPAVSVREQAGIVVDRLRRSGTLTFRALVGDSPDTLTTVARFLSLLELFREGVVGFDQVSPLGELTVRWTGDDETAEVALDAVVIDEFDGAPPLPEPTTHEENDD comes from the coding sequence GTGACCGTTGACGTGACTGTCGACGCTGCTGAGCCAGGGGCCACCCCCGAGCACGGCTTCGAGGTCCGGCTCTCGAACTTCGAGGGCCCGTTCGACCTGCTGCTCAGCCTGATCTCCAAGCACAAGCTCGACATCACCGAGGTCTCGCTCGCCACGGTCACCGACGAGTTCATCGCCCACGTCAAGGCAGGCGGCTCGGCCGACAACCCGGCCCAGTGGGACCTGGAGAAGACGTCGTCCTTCCTCCTCGTGGCCGCCACCCTGCTCGACCTCAAGGCCGCGCGACTCCTTCCCAGTGGCGACGTGGAGGACGAGGAGGACCTCGCCCTGCTGGAGGCGCGGGACCTACTCTTCGCGCGACTGCTGCAGTACAAGGCCTTCAAGCAGGTGGCGACGGTGCTCGACCAGCGCCTGGCCGCGGAGTCCCGGAGGTTCCCGCGGGCGGTCGGGCTCGAGGAGCGTTTCGCGACCCTGCTGCCCGAGGTGCTCATCGGCATCGGGCTCGAACAGTTCGCCGAGCTGGCGGCCAAGGCCCTCGCGCCCAAGCCCGGTCCGCCCGAGCTGACCCTCCACCACATCCACGCTCCGGCCGTGAGCGTGCGCGAGCAGGCCGGCATCGTCGTGGACCGGCTCCGCCGCTCGGGCACGCTCACCTTCCGTGCGCTCGTCGGCGACTCGCCGGACACGCTCACGACCGTCGCGAGGTTCCTCAGCCTGCTCGAGCTCTTCCGGGAGGGTGTGGTCGGGTTCGACCAGGTGTCCCCACTCGGCGAGCTCACCGTCCGGTGGACCGGGGACGACGAGACTGCTGAGGTCGCCCTCGACGCCGTGGTCATCGACGAGTTCGACGGCGCCCCACCACTGCCCGAGCCGACCACCCACGAGGAGAACGATGACTGA
- the scpB gene encoding SMC-Scp complex subunit ScpB, which translates to MTDQVEGESLAIPLADLRPALEAVLMVADQPLDVATLATAVGHPADEVAGALAALSQEYADQGRGFDLRNVAGGWRFYTRDEFAHVVEGFVLEGQQARLTQAALETLAVVAYRQPVSRARVSAIRGVNVDGVMRTLLTRGLVEEAGTDKETGAHLYRTTSYFLERIGVTSLDELPELAPYLPEMDDLEDELAQMSAGPAQPEEAPGD; encoded by the coding sequence ATGACTGACCAGGTGGAAGGGGAGTCCCTCGCCATCCCGCTGGCCGACCTTCGCCCCGCGCTCGAGGCGGTGCTCATGGTCGCCGACCAGCCGCTCGACGTCGCCACGCTCGCCACGGCCGTCGGCCATCCCGCCGACGAGGTCGCCGGCGCGCTCGCCGCCCTCTCGCAGGAGTACGCCGACCAGGGTCGTGGCTTCGACCTGCGCAACGTCGCGGGCGGCTGGCGGTTCTACACCCGCGACGAGTTCGCCCACGTCGTCGAGGGCTTCGTGCTCGAGGGCCAGCAGGCGCGGCTCACGCAGGCCGCGCTCGAGACGCTCGCCGTCGTCGCCTACCGCCAGCCCGTGTCCCGCGCCCGGGTGAGCGCGATCCGAGGCGTCAACGTCGACGGCGTGATGCGCACGCTGCTCACGCGCGGGCTGGTCGAGGAGGCCGGCACCGACAAGGAGACCGGCGCCCACCTCTACCGCACCACGAGCTACTTCCTCGAGCGGATCGGGGTCACCAGCCTCGACGAACTGCCCGAGCTGGCGCCGTACCTGCCCGAGATGGACGACCTCGAGGACGAGCTGGCCCAGATGTCCGCCGGCCCCGCACAGCCCGAGGAGGCTCCCGGTGACTGA
- a CDS encoding ParA family protein — MTELGPTGRPMPNIPEPTPLTSHGPARVVAMCNQKGGVGKTTTTINLGASLVEFGRRVLLVDLDPQGSLSVGVGLDPNEIEVSTYDMLMDSDVTWKDIVRPTSIDGMDILPAVIDLAGAEIQLVTEVGREQVLKDKLTEALPEYDVILIDCQPSLGLLTVNALTASDSVIVPLETEYFALRGVALLTDTIERVRKRLNPKLVIDGLLGTMFDGRTLHSREVMATLVQAWGDTVFHTVIRRTVKFSDATVAGEPITEFASDSTGATAYRQLAKEVLARWQHVA, encoded by the coding sequence TTGACCGAGCTTGGTCCCACCGGACGGCCGATGCCGAACATCCCGGAGCCGACCCCGCTCACCAGTCACGGCCCGGCCCGCGTCGTCGCCATGTGCAACCAGAAGGGCGGCGTCGGCAAGACCACGACGACCATCAACCTCGGTGCCTCGCTCGTCGAGTTCGGTCGCCGCGTCCTCCTGGTCGACCTCGACCCGCAGGGCTCGCTGTCGGTCGGCGTGGGGCTCGATCCGAACGAGATCGAGGTGTCGACGTACGACATGCTGATGGACTCCGACGTGACCTGGAAGGACATCGTCCGCCCCACGTCGATCGACGGGATGGACATCCTCCCCGCGGTGATCGACCTGGCCGGCGCGGAGATCCAGCTCGTCACCGAGGTCGGGCGCGAGCAGGTGCTCAAGGACAAGCTCACCGAGGCACTGCCCGAGTACGACGTCATCCTGATCGACTGCCAGCCCTCGCTCGGCCTCCTCACGGTCAACGCCCTCACCGCGTCGGACTCGGTCATCGTGCCGCTGGAGACCGAGTACTTCGCGCTGCGAGGCGTCGCGCTGCTCACCGACACGATCGAACGGGTGCGTAAGCGGCTCAACCCCAAACTGGTCATCGACGGACTGCTCGGCACCATGTTCGACGGCCGCACCCTGCACAGCCGCGAGGTCATGGCGACGCTCGTCCAGGCGTGGGGCGACACCGTCTTCCACACCGTCATCCGTCGCACCGTGAAGTTCTCCGACGCGACCGTCGCCGGCGAGCCGATCACCGAGTTCGCCTCCGACTCCACCGGTGCCACCGCCTACCGCCAGCTCGCCAAGGAGGTGCTCGCCCGATGGCAGCACGTCGCGTGA